In Palaemon carinicauda isolate YSFRI2023 chromosome 14, ASM3689809v2, whole genome shotgun sequence, the following proteins share a genomic window:
- the LOC137652795 gene encoding testis-specific H1 histone-like, with product MMQADSGTERSLAHLRVYTIRREEATSKFLIACRCESLCDVSPITSLSGLLGTDEAAEGPENHWRGRPSAPARRRPSARIKDCVHSEGHQALAQETIGARAWNTVGACGMPSVCACAKVCRHARAEDCRRTHTCRRLSPHSRTRKTVGARTEEHWRLCARKIIGTHARDHRRERGRPSAATRGGKSEDYWRACKSIGARKRGKSSSRARETIGASARKTVSAHARKSVSAHARKSVRAHARKTVGARVHGTLLSHAYAKVVLVG from the exons ATGATGCaagctgatagtggtaccgaacgttCTTTGGCCCATCTTAGAGTTTATACTATTAGacgggaagaggctacgagcaagttccttattgcctgtcgatgtgagtctctatgtgatGTATcacccatcacatcactgagtggtcttttaggaaccgatgaggccgctgaaggaccagaaa accattggcgagggagaccatcggcgcccgctcGCAGAAGACCGTCGGCGCGCATTAAAGACTGTGTGCACTCGGAAGGCCATCAGGCGCTCGCGCAAGAGACCATCGGTGCCCGAGCGTGGAATACTGTTGGCGCGTGTGGAATGCCGTCGGTATGCGCATGCGCAAAAGTCTGTCGGCatgcgcgcgcggaagactgtcgcCGCACTCACACATGCAGAAGACTGTCGCCGCACTCCCGCACGCGGAAGACTGTTGGGGCGCGCACGGAAGAGCATTGGCGTTTGTGCGCGCGGAAAATCATTGGCACGCACGCAAGAGACCATCGGCGAgagcgcgggagaccatcggcggcCACGCGCGGAGGAAAAtcggaagactattggcgcgcatgcaagagcattggcgctcgcaAGCGGGGAAAATCATcatcgcgcgcgcgggagaccatcggcgcctcCGCGCGGAAGACCGTCAGCGCGCATGCGCGGAAGTCCGTCAGCGCGCACGCGCGGAAGTCCGTCAGGGCACACGCGCGGAAGACTGTGGGAGCGCGCGTGCACGGGACACTGTTGTCGCACGCCTACGCGAAGGTAGTACTAGTAGGTTGA